The following coding sequences lie in one Deltaproteobacteria bacterium genomic window:
- a CDS encoding aldo/keto reductase, with protein MEMEYTNLGSTGLIVSRLCFGTMTFGQSQWKLAGVDQKLANEMVHTVIDHGINFFDTADVYSAGQSEEILGKALGARRQDVVLATKVRGRVGAGHNDAGLSRRHIFDAVDKSLKRLGTDYIDLYQVHGWDAFTPLEETITALEGLVSAGKVRYIGFSNYAAWQAALGIGISERLSIARFQTAQMHYSLLCRDIEHEIVPLCLNKGIGILPWSPLSGGFLSGKYNKDAKPASGTRMGDRGMPVKSCKNLTEIGIILSSRNLIMGLGNKLSFLVLDIYFHTKDF; from the coding sequence ATGGAAATGGAATATACAAATCTTGGAAGCACGGGGTTAATAGTTTCCAGACTTTGTTTTGGAACTATGACATTCGGCCAGAGTCAATGGAAGCTCGCTGGTGTCGATCAGAAGCTTGCCAATGAGATGGTACATACTGTTATAGATCACGGCATAAACTTTTTTGATACAGCAGATGTTTATAGTGCAGGACAATCGGAAGAAATACTTGGTAAAGCACTCGGAGCAAGAAGGCAGGATGTGGTTCTGGCTACAAAGGTAAGGGGTCGGGTGGGTGCCGGTCATAACGATGCGGGATTGAGCAGGAGGCATATATTTGATGCAGTCGATAAGAGCCTTAAGCGGCTGGGCACGGATTATATAGATCTGTATCAGGTACACGGCTGGGATGCATTTACCCCGCTTGAAGAAACGATCACGGCACTAGAAGGGCTTGTAAGCGCCGGAAAGGTACGGTACATAGGGTTTTCAAACTATGCGGCATGGCAGGCTGCACTCGGTATCGGCATATCAGAAAGGCTGTCCATAGCGAGGTTCCAGACAGCCCAGATGCACTACAGTTTGCTGTGCAGGGATATAGAGCATGAGATAGTGCCGTTGTGTCTGAACAAGGGGATAGGCATATTGCCGTGGAGTCCGCTTTCAGGCGGTTTCCTGAGCGGAAAGTATAACAAAGATGCAAAACCTGCTTCAGGTACGCGCATGGGGGACAGGGGTATGCCTGTCAAGTCATGTAAAAATCTAACCGAAATAGGTATCATCTTGTCATCCAGAAATCTAATCATGGGGTTGGGTAATAAGCTCTCCTTTCTTGTTCTTGATATATACTTTCATACCAAAGATTTCA